From Spirosoma agri, one genomic window encodes:
- a CDS encoding DedA family protein, with protein MNQIIDFFQYLLNSEEIIRTGGLVLITLIIFVENGIIFGFFLPGDYLLFLSGVFAGTKILNVPLWLLLLCIFGAAVFGSLTGYLTGYYFGARIKNRPDSLFFKQKYIDDTRAAFLRYGNGALIVARFLPVVRTFAPILAGLIHMPAQFFVLYNIVGASVWVLTLVGGGFYFGERFPWIINYVHWIILFFLAVTTFTVVKGYLNARKEKQAENV; from the coding sequence ATGAACCAGATCATTGATTTTTTTCAGTACCTGCTTAATTCAGAAGAAATTATCCGGACGGGTGGTTTAGTGCTGATTACGCTCATCATCTTCGTTGAGAATGGCATCATCTTCGGCTTTTTTTTGCCGGGCGACTACCTGCTGTTTTTGTCGGGCGTATTTGCAGGAACGAAAATTCTGAACGTTCCACTCTGGCTCCTGCTTCTCTGCATTTTTGGCGCGGCCGTCTTCGGTTCGCTGACGGGTTACCTGACGGGCTATTATTTTGGTGCCCGTATCAAAAACCGGCCTGATTCACTATTTTTCAAGCAGAAATACATCGACGACACACGAGCGGCTTTCCTGCGATATGGCAACGGAGCACTAATCGTAGCCCGTTTTCTTCCCGTTGTTCGCACGTTTGCGCCTATCCTGGCGGGGCTGATTCACATGCCCGCCCAGTTTTTTGTCCTGTATAATATTGTTGGAGCTTCCGTATGGGTACTGACCCTCGTTGGTGGGGGCTTTTATTTTGGTGAGCGGTTTCCGTGGATTATCAATTATGTCCACTGGATTATCCTTTTCTTTCTGGCCGTTACGACATTTACCGTGGTCAAAGGCTACCTGAACGCTCGCAAAGAAAAACAGGCCGAAAACGTCTAG
- a CDS encoding ABC-F family ATP-binding cassette domain-containing protein: MNYLSAENLTKSYGDRMLFRNLTFGINRGDKVAIVGANGSGKTTLLSILAGAMPPDSGIVSHRKDITIGYLDQQPDLNDAMTVMEVVLAGESAQLDAVRAYEHALLHDDHAALESAMSDMEKLEAWDYEAQIRQILGELGIQDVEQRIGSLSGGQRKRVALARVLIQSPDLLILDEPTNHLDLEAIEYLESFLNTNNGTLLMVSHDRYFLDRVCNQIAEMDNGQLYTYKGNYAYFLEKKDEREMAAASELAKDRNTFRRELEWMRRQPKARGTKAQYRIDAFDELKEKTSGKRSDGELDLNLRTSRLGSKILEVENLSKRFGDKILLDHFNYTFQRMDRVGLIGKNGMGKTTLMNMMTGQIRPDSGKITAGGTVKFGYYTQTELDLPETQRVIDVVQDVAEVMKLANGDTITASQLLSRFLFDRSKQYDYVAKLSGGEKRRLQLLLVLVQNPNFLILDEPTNDLDITTLNVLEDFLLNFSGCVLIVTHDRYFMDRLVDHVFVMEGAGKVRDYPGNYTDYREWRDSQPKNTSQNAKAALASKNQPVTPEVSVSPTTIPMPVVEAKKKLSFKEIKEYETLEKEIESLEQRKTVVIGLLDTGGHHEQLTAWAREIEEIDQAITKKSDRWLELADYI; this comes from the coding sequence AAATCGGGGCGACAAGGTTGCCATTGTCGGAGCGAATGGCTCAGGCAAAACAACATTGCTCTCTATTCTGGCCGGGGCTATGCCGCCTGATTCAGGTATCGTCAGCCATCGAAAAGATATTACGATCGGTTACCTCGACCAGCAGCCGGACCTCAACGACGCCATGACCGTTATGGAAGTGGTGCTTGCGGGCGAAAGTGCCCAACTCGATGCCGTGCGAGCCTATGAACATGCGCTCTTGCATGACGACCACGCGGCTCTCGAAAGCGCCATGTCAGATATGGAAAAGCTCGAAGCGTGGGATTATGAGGCCCAAATCCGGCAGATTCTGGGTGAGCTGGGGATTCAGGATGTCGAGCAACGGATCGGGTCGTTATCGGGTGGGCAGCGCAAGCGGGTCGCGCTGGCAAGGGTGCTGATTCAGAGTCCGGATCTTCTCATTCTGGATGAGCCAACTAACCACCTTGATCTGGAAGCGATCGAATACCTGGAAAGCTTTCTGAATACGAACAATGGCACGCTGCTGATGGTCTCCCACGACCGCTACTTCCTGGATCGGGTCTGCAATCAGATTGCGGAGATGGACAATGGCCAGCTTTACACCTATAAAGGAAACTACGCTTATTTTCTAGAGAAGAAAGACGAACGCGAAATGGCTGCGGCCTCCGAGTTGGCTAAAGACCGCAACACCTTCCGGCGCGAGCTGGAGTGGATGCGTCGGCAACCAAAAGCGCGGGGTACAAAAGCTCAATACCGAATCGATGCGTTCGATGAACTGAAAGAGAAAACCAGTGGCAAGCGCAGCGACGGCGAACTGGATTTAAATCTCCGCACCTCTCGTCTCGGTAGCAAAATTCTTGAGGTCGAGAACCTGAGCAAGCGGTTTGGCGACAAAATACTGCTCGATCACTTTAACTATACGTTCCAGCGAATGGATCGCGTCGGGCTGATCGGCAAGAACGGCATGGGTAAAACCACGCTGATGAACATGATGACGGGCCAGATCCGCCCCGATTCGGGGAAAATCACGGCGGGTGGTACGGTCAAATTTGGTTATTACACCCAAACCGAACTCGATCTTCCCGAAACGCAGCGCGTTATTGACGTGGTACAGGACGTAGCCGAAGTGATGAAGCTAGCCAACGGCGATACGATCACGGCCAGTCAATTGCTAAGTCGGTTTCTGTTCGATCGGTCAAAACAGTACGATTACGTTGCCAAACTAAGCGGGGGCGAAAAACGGCGGTTGCAATTGCTGCTCGTGCTGGTGCAGAATCCGAATTTCCTGATTCTTGACGAGCCGACCAATGACCTTGATATCACGACGCTCAACGTACTGGAAGATTTCCTGCTTAATTTTTCCGGCTGCGTTCTGATCGTCACACACGATCGTTACTTCATGGACCGGCTCGTCGACCACGTTTTTGTGATGGAAGGCGCGGGTAAAGTCCGTGATTATCCCGGCAACTACACTGACTACCGCGAGTGGCGCGATTCTCAACCGAAGAACACGTCGCAAAACGCTAAAGCAGCATTGGCCTCGAAGAATCAGCCGGTAACGCCTGAGGTTTCGGTTTCCCCCACGACGATCCCCATGCCTGTTGTTGAAGCGAAGAAAAAACTGTCGTTCAAAGAAATAAAGGAGTACGAAACGCTCGAAAAAGAAATCGAGTCGCTGGAGCAACGGAAGACGGTTGTTATCGGTCTTCTCGATACGGGTGGTCACCACGAGCAACTAACGGCCTGGGCGCGGGAAATTGAAGAAATCGACCAGGCTATTACCAAAAAATCAGATCGCTGGCTTGAGCTGGCAGACTATATTTAA
- a CDS encoding MarR family winged helix-turn-helix transcriptional regulator, whose product MKKEKTVDFHIKWAWHAISRMYNAHAGRFGITMAIGYVLLNIDLDEGTPATKIGPLLGMEPRSLVRMLKSLEERGLIRREVDENDKRFVRIYLTEEGKIKREMAREGVIQFNNMLRERIPLDKLVVFLDVIKEINLMVEDENAKIKAAEPEELPLD is encoded by the coding sequence ATGAAAAAAGAGAAAACAGTAGATTTTCATATAAAGTGGGCCTGGCATGCTATTTCGCGCATGTATAATGCACATGCGGGACGCTTTGGCATTACGATGGCAATCGGCTATGTGTTGCTGAATATTGATCTCGACGAGGGCACACCCGCGACCAAAATTGGTCCGTTACTGGGTATGGAACCGCGTTCGCTGGTTCGTATGCTGAAAAGTCTGGAAGAACGGGGGCTGATCCGTCGTGAGGTAGACGAAAATGATAAGCGGTTCGTGCGGATCTACCTGACCGAAGAAGGGAAAATCAAGCGGGAAATGGCTCGTGAAGGCGTCATTCAGTTTAATAATATGCTTCGCGAACGAATTCCTCTCGACAAACTGGTTGTTTTTCTAGACGTTATCAAAGAGATCAACTTAATGGTAGAAGACGAGAACGCGAAAATCAAAGCCGCCGAACCGGAGGAATTACCACTCGACTAA
- a CDS encoding 3-hydroxyacyl-CoA dehydrogenase/enoyl-CoA hydratase family protein, which yields MEATLEKPKSQTKNRTIRRVAVLGSGIMGSRIAAHFANIGVDVLLLDIVPKEPNAAEQAKGLTTENPAVRNRIVNDAFQTMLKASPASLYTPKFADRVKLGNFDDNLKEIATYDWVIEVVVERLDIKRSVYERIEQFRKPGTLITSNTSGIPMHLLTEGRSEDFRRNFCGTHFFNPPRYLRLLEIIPGPDTDPAVIDFLMNYGDLYLGKTTVLCKDTPGFIANRLGIQSLIQTIRVAEQLGLTVEEVDKLTGPVVGRPKSGTFRLSDVVGLDTTVNVAGNLVNMEHDESRSSFELPASVQKLMENKWLGDKTGQGYYKKTKDEKGQTLILALDLKTFEYKPSAKVKFGTLESTKAIDNLKKRFPVLIAGKDKAGEFYRQTFADGFRYATYRIPEISDELYRIDAAITAGFGWQLGLFETWDAIGVKQGVELIESFGQKPAQWVYDMLDAGFDSFYKVENGKRKYYDIPTKSYKVIPGTEAFTILENLSNNIVWKNSGANVVDLGDGILNVEFRSKMNTFGQEVSEALLKGISLAEKDFRGLVVGNDSADAFSAGANLGTLFMYAVEQEFDEVNLMIAQFQKLITRLRYSSIPVVVAPHTLTLGGGCEAVLHADRAVAHAESYIGLVEVGVGLIPAGGGTKEMAARASDLYQSGDPELNILQNVFMNIATAKVSTSAQEARDMNYLRSTDQIVLNRSRLLAEAKQAAIELAEDGYTQPKPRTDIKVQGKTGIALFKAGITAMHMGRYISDHDRKIADKLAYVICGGDLSAPQNVSEQYLLDLEREAFLSLSGEKKTLERIQSLLTGGKPLRN from the coding sequence ATGGAAGCTACCCTGGAAAAACCCAAAAGTCAGACAAAAAATCGGACCATCCGGCGCGTGGCCGTGTTAGGTTCTGGCATTATGGGATCGCGTATTGCCGCCCATTTTGCCAATATTGGTGTGGATGTCCTGCTGCTTGATATTGTTCCGAAAGAGCCGAATGCTGCTGAACAGGCAAAGGGGCTGACCACCGAAAACCCCGCGGTGCGTAATCGGATTGTCAACGATGCGTTTCAGACCATGCTGAAAGCCAGTCCGGCCTCATTGTATACTCCTAAATTTGCTGACCGGGTTAAGCTGGGTAATTTCGACGATAACTTAAAAGAAATTGCTACGTACGATTGGGTGATTGAGGTCGTCGTTGAACGGCTGGATATTAAACGATCTGTCTATGAGCGGATTGAGCAGTTTCGCAAACCGGGAACGCTGATCACCTCGAATACATCGGGTATTCCCATGCACTTGCTGACGGAAGGCCGAAGTGAAGATTTTCGGCGTAACTTCTGCGGAACGCACTTCTTTAATCCGCCCCGTTACCTGCGCCTGCTCGAAATCATTCCCGGTCCCGACACTGACCCGGCTGTCATTGATTTCCTGATGAATTATGGCGATTTGTACCTTGGTAAAACGACTGTATTGTGCAAAGACACGCCTGGGTTCATTGCAAACCGGCTGGGTATCCAATCATTGATTCAGACTATCCGCGTGGCTGAACAGCTCGGCCTGACCGTCGAAGAAGTTGACAAGCTAACGGGACCGGTTGTGGGACGCCCAAAATCGGGTACGTTCCGGTTATCGGACGTTGTGGGTCTGGATACGACCGTCAACGTGGCTGGTAACCTCGTCAACATGGAGCACGACGAATCGCGGTCGTCGTTCGAGCTTCCCGCTTCGGTACAGAAGCTGATGGAAAACAAATGGCTGGGTGACAAAACCGGTCAGGGGTATTACAAGAAAACGAAGGACGAGAAAGGGCAGACGCTGATTCTGGCGCTGGACCTGAAAACGTTCGAGTATAAGCCGTCGGCCAAAGTAAAATTCGGGACGCTGGAAAGTACAAAGGCGATCGACAATCTGAAGAAACGCTTCCCCGTATTGATTGCTGGCAAAGACAAGGCGGGTGAATTTTATCGCCAGACGTTTGCCGATGGGTTCCGGTATGCCACCTACCGTATTCCCGAAATTTCGGATGAGCTTTATCGGATCGATGCCGCCATTACGGCTGGTTTCGGCTGGCAGTTGGGCTTGTTCGAAACGTGGGATGCTATCGGCGTCAAACAAGGTGTCGAACTAATCGAGTCGTTCGGTCAAAAGCCAGCCCAGTGGGTCTATGACATGCTGGATGCGGGTTTTGACTCATTTTATAAGGTTGAGAACGGCAAACGAAAATACTACGACATTCCGACAAAGAGTTACAAAGTAATTCCGGGCACGGAGGCATTTACCATTCTGGAAAACCTGAGCAACAACATTGTCTGGAAAAATTCGGGAGCAAACGTCGTTGATCTTGGTGATGGCATTCTGAACGTGGAGTTCCGCAGTAAAATGAATACGTTCGGTCAGGAAGTGTCGGAAGCGTTGCTGAAGGGTATTTCGCTGGCCGAGAAGGATTTTCGGGGCCTGGTCGTAGGCAATGATTCAGCTGATGCGTTTTCGGCAGGGGCCAATCTGGGTACCTTGTTTATGTACGCCGTTGAGCAGGAGTTCGATGAGGTGAACCTGATGATCGCCCAGTTCCAGAAACTGATCACGCGCTTGCGCTACTCATCAATCCCGGTCGTCGTGGCTCCGCATACACTCACGCTTGGCGGTGGCTGCGAGGCCGTTCTGCACGCTGACCGGGCCGTGGCTCACGCCGAAAGTTACATCGGTCTGGTTGAAGTGGGCGTTGGCTTGATTCCGGCGGGTGGTGGCACAAAAGAGATGGCGGCTCGTGCGTCTGACCTCTACCAATCCGGCGATCCTGAACTGAATATCCTGCAAAATGTATTCATGAACATCGCTACGGCAAAGGTGTCAACGTCGGCCCAGGAAGCGCGCGACATGAACTACCTGCGCTCGACGGATCAGATCGTGCTGAATCGTAGTCGTCTGTTGGCCGAAGCTAAACAGGCCGCGATTGAACTGGCCGAAGATGGATACACACAGCCCAAACCACGCACGGACATAAAAGTACAGGGCAAAACAGGTATTGCTTTGTTCAAAGCGGGTATCACGGCGATGCACATGGGCCGATACATTTCGGATCATGACCGGAAGATTGCCGATAAACTGGCGTACGTTATCTGCGGTGGCGATCTGAGTGCTCCCCAAAACGTATCTGAACAGTATTTGCTTGATCTGGAGCGCGAAGCCTTCCTATCGTTGTCGGGCGAGAAGAAGACACTGGAACGGATTCAGAGTCTGCTCACGGGTGGTAAACCCCTGCGGAATTAA
- a CDS encoding TlpA family protein disulfide reductase, giving the protein MKKLLPIVAVTLLSATAACSGQSTPATVKPGTYRAVLKTKGGDLPFGLSIQPTAGDPKTYTVFALNGSERLPMDPAIVQGDSIRIPMALFESELVAKITDNTLRGVWRRRRTAQQYQTLPFEAQQGLSYRFTADTKPASANLTGKWAADFGSKSGKVDTVNAVGVFEQKGNQVTGTFLTPTGDYRYLDGNVVGDSLFLSCFDGSHLFLFKAKHNAATKTLTGGFWAGVSGYESWVARFDPKAELPDPTKLTFLKPGSKTLNVSFPEPNGKLVSLADPRFKNKVTIVQILGSWCPNCMDETNFLSPWYKRNKQRGVEILGLAFERSPEMAESGPKIERMKQRFNIDYPIVLAGTNDKAKASKALPDLNAVVAFPTTIFIDKKGQVRHIHTGFSGPGTGKYYDQYVEEFNQLIEKMLAES; this is encoded by the coding sequence ATGAAAAAACTCCTTCCTATCGTAGCCGTCACGTTGCTGTCAGCGACAGCCGCCTGTTCGGGCCAATCTACACCGGCAACGGTCAAACCCGGTACGTACCGCGCTGTTCTGAAAACCAAAGGGGGTGACCTGCCCTTCGGCTTGTCCATTCAACCCACAGCCGGCGATCCTAAAACCTACACGGTTTTTGCGCTGAATGGCAGCGAACGGCTACCAATGGACCCGGCTATCGTGCAGGGTGATTCGATTCGGATCCCAATGGCGTTGTTCGAATCGGAATTAGTGGCAAAGATAACGGATAATACGCTCCGTGGCGTCTGGCGTCGACGCCGGACGGCGCAACAATACCAGACATTGCCGTTTGAAGCCCAACAGGGCCTTTCGTATCGGTTTACGGCCGACACAAAACCGGCATCGGCTAACCTGACGGGTAAATGGGCGGCTGATTTTGGCAGCAAAAGCGGGAAAGTCGATACGGTCAACGCGGTGGGCGTATTTGAGCAGAAAGGGAATCAGGTGACGGGCACGTTTTTAACGCCCACCGGTGATTATCGCTACCTCGACGGAAACGTGGTGGGAGATAGTTTATTCCTGTCCTGTTTCGATGGGTCGCACCTGTTTCTCTTCAAGGCGAAACACAATGCAGCTACCAAAACGCTCACGGGTGGTTTTTGGGCCGGGGTGTCGGGCTATGAATCGTGGGTAGCCCGTTTCGATCCGAAAGCAGAGTTACCCGATCCGACGAAGCTGACATTCTTAAAACCGGGCTCGAAAACGCTCAACGTGTCGTTTCCCGAACCAAACGGAAAGCTGGTCTCGCTGGCTGATCCGCGTTTCAAGAATAAAGTGACGATTGTACAGATTCTGGGTTCGTGGTGTCCGAACTGCATGGACGAGACTAATTTTCTAAGCCCGTGGTATAAGCGGAACAAACAGCGGGGCGTCGAGATATTAGGACTGGCTTTTGAACGGTCGCCCGAGATGGCTGAGTCCGGACCGAAGATCGAGCGAATGAAGCAGCGGTTCAACATCGACTATCCGATTGTACTGGCCGGTACGAATGACAAAGCAAAAGCATCCAAGGCGTTGCCCGATCTGAACGCGGTAGTAGCTTTCCCGACGACAATTTTTATCGACAAAAAAGGACAGGTACGCCATATCCACACGGGTTTTTCCGGTCCTGGCACGGGTAAATACTACGATCAGTACGTGGAAGAGTTCAATCAACTGATCGAGAAGATGCTGGCTGAGTCGTAA